The Lycium barbarum isolate Lr01 chromosome 9, ASM1917538v2, whole genome shotgun sequence genome has a segment encoding these proteins:
- the LOC132610882 gene encoding uncharacterized protein LOC132610882 isoform X1, translating into MVSGTLFHYRKNSWPPEEYITRATLQLFDFDSAAPPSQAWRRKLNSRCSKLKEFSVTFTEAIKMVRLGIRLWSYVREEASYGRRAPIDPFTRERYKPSASQGVPLGGMGSGSISRGFRGEFRHFQILPGTCETSPIMANQFSIFISRDGGNKKYASVLSPGEHEGLGKASDHGISSWGWNLSGQHSTYHALFPRAWTVYDGEPDPELKVSCRQISPFIPHDYRESSLPTSVFVYTLANTGKERAQVSLLFTWANSIGGVSHLSGDHVNEPFISEDGVSGVLLHHKTKENPPVTFAVAACETQNVSVTVLPCFGLTEGSCVTAKDIWGKMAQDGHFDRENFSKGPSIPSSPGETHCAAVSASAWVEPHGKCTVAFAVAWSSPQVKFMKGKSYHRRYTRFYGTSERAAVDLVHHSLTNYMLWEEEIEKWQNPILNDDKLPEWYKFTLFNELYFLVAGGTVWIDSGVPSSDSVSTRTTRPSNEVKVTKVKSNYKNGLQVEQTAYNGYEEGNHLSSSDKFSGSITDSDDVGRFLYLEGVEYIMWCTYDVHFYASFALLALFPKIELSIQREFAKAVLCEDGRKVKFLAEGNWGIRKARGAIPHDLGMHDPWHEMNAYNIHDTSKWKDLNPKFVLQVYRDFAATGDFSFATDVWPSVCAAIEYMDQFDRDNDCLIENDGFPDQTYDTWTVHGISAYCGGLWLAALQAAAAMAMHVGDYAFAEKCKGKLIKAKAVYEEKLWNGSYFNYDSGSSSNSKSIQADQLAGQWYMASSGLPDLFDGVKIKSTLQKIYDFNVMKVRGGRMGAVNGMHPNGKVDETCMQSREIWTGVTYGVAATMLHAGMTEQAFTTAEGIFTAGWSEDGYGYSFQTPEGWTMDGHFRSLIYMRPLSIWGMQWALSMPKTILDAPKVNIMDRIQVAPHTPPETVVQKIAEKAKCLNSKIFSCSC; encoded by the exons ATGGTTAGTGGAACTTTGTTTCATTATAGAAAGAACTCATGGCCACCTGAGGAGTATATTACTAGAGCAACTTTGCAATTG TTTGATTTTGATAGTGCTGCACCACCATCTCAAGCTTGGAGAAGGAAACTAAACAGCCGATGTAGCAAGTTAAAAGAATTTAGTGTCACATTCACAGAGGCGATAAAAATG gtTCGGCTTGGTATACGTCTATGGTCATATGTAAGGGAAGAAGCATCCTATGGAAGG AGAGCTCCAATTGATCCATTTACAAGAGAACGCTACAAACCATCAGCATCTCAGGGTGTTCCACTTGGAGGGATGGG GAGTGGCAGCATATCCAGAGGCTTTAGAGGCGAGTTCCGGCACTTTCAGATTCTTCCTGGAACATGTGAGACTTCTCCAATCATGGCCAATCAGTTCTCA ATTTTCATATCCCGGGATGGAGGAAACAAAAAGTACGCATCCGTTTTATCTCCAGGAGAACATGAAGGGCTAGG GAAGGCTAGTGATCATGGTATATCATCATGGGGCTGGAATCTGAGTGGACAGCATTCTACATATCATGCACTCTTTCCTCGGGCTTGGACAGTATATGATG GTGAACCAGACCCAGAACTGAAAGTTTCTTGCCGGCAAATATCACCGTTCATCCCACATGACTACCGCGAGAGCAGTCTTCCTACATCAGTTTTTGTTTACACC TTGGCGAACACTGGGAAGGAAAGGGCACAAGTCAGCCTTCTTTTTACATGGGCG AATTCAATTGGAGGCGTCTCACACCTATCAGGAGATCACGTGAACGAACCATTTAT AAGTGAAGATGGAGTCTCTGGCGTACTCCTACATCACAA GACAAAAGAAAACCCTCCTGTTACTTTCGCTGTAGCTGCATGCGAAACTCAGAATGTCAGCGTTACTGTTTTACCTTGTTTTGGCCTGACTGAGGGTAGCTGTGTAACAGCAAAGGATATCTGGGGTAAAATGGCGCAG GATGGGCACTTTGATCGAGAGAACTTCAGCAAAGGACCAAGCATCCCATCATCACCTGGGGAGACACATTGTGCTGCTGTTTCTGCCTCTGCATGGGTTGAACCACATGGAAAATGTACCGTGGCATTCGCTGTTGCTTGGTCATCTCCTCAAGTCAAATTCATGAAAGGAAAGTCGTACCATAG GCGGTACACAAGGTTTTATGGAACCTCAGAAAGGGCTGCTGTAGATTTGGTTCATCATTCATTGACAA ATTATATGCTGTGGGAAGAAGAAATCGAGAAATGGCAAAATCCTATCCTTAATGATGATAAGCTACCAGAATG GTACAAGTTTACGCTGTTTAATGAGCTGTATTTTCTGGTGGCTGGTGGGACAGTATGGATTG ACTCTGGAGTTCCTTCTTCAGACTCAGTTAGTACCAGAACCACGAGACCTAGCAATGAAGTCAAAGTAACTAAAGTCAAATCGAATTATAAAAATGGTTTACAAGTGGAGCAGACTGCATATAATGGTTATGAGGAAGGCAACCATCTCTCAAGTTCCGATAAGTTTTCAGGGTCAATTACTGACAGTGATGATGTGGGCAGGTTTCTATACTTGGAAGGTGTAGAATATATTATGTGGTGTACATATGATGTGCACTTCTATGCCTCTTTTGCACTTCTTGCTTTATTTCCTAAAATTGAGCTCAGCATTCAGCGGGAATTTGCCAAAGCTGTCTTATGTGAAGATGGAAGAAAAGTGAAGTTTCTAGCAGAGGGTAATTGGGGAATACGGAAAGCGAGGGGAGCTATTCCTCATGATCTTGGAATGCATGATCCTTGGCACGAAATGAATGCCTATAACATACATGATACTAGTAAATGGAAGGATCTCAATCCGAAATTTGTGCTTCAGGTCTATAGGGACTTTGCTGCAACTGGAGATTTTTCCTTTGCTACAGATGTCTGGCCTTCTGTATGTGCTGCAATTGAGTATATGGATCAATTTGATCGTGACAATGATTGTCTAATTGAAAATGATGGTTTCCCTGATCAAACATATGATACATGGACGGTTCACGGAATAAGTGCTTACTGTGGTGGTTTATGGCTTGCTGCTCTTCAAGCTGCAGCTGCGATGGCCATGCATGTCGGCGACTATGCCTTTGCAGAAAAATGCAAAGGCAAGTTGATAAAAGCCAAGGCAGTATATGAGGAAAAATTATGGAATGGCTCATATTTTAACTATGACAGTGGATCTAGTAGTAACAGTAAGTCAATCCAGGCTGATCAGCTAGCTGGACAGTGGTATATGGCATCTTCTGGCTTGCCTGATCTCTTCGATGGTGTAAAGATCAAGAGTACTCTTCAAAAAATTTATGACTTCAATGTCATGAAAGTTCGTGGAGGCAGAATGGGTGCAGTAAATGGAATGCATCCAAATGGAAAGGTGGATGAGACTTGCATGCAATCTCGTGAGATATGGACAGGTGTCACATATGGTGTGGCTGCCACCATGCTTCATGCTGGTATGACAGAGCAGGCATTCACTACAGCTGAAGGCATATTCACTGCGGGCTGGTCAGAGGATGGCTATGG ATACTCATTTCAAACACCCGAAGGTTGGACCATGGATGGACATTTTCGATCTCTGATATATATGAGGCCCCTCTCAATTTGGGGCATGCAGTGGGCGTTATCAATGCCTAAGACAATCCTTGATGCCCCTAAGGTCAATATAATGGACAGAATTCAAGTGGCCCCCCACACTCCTCCGGAGACAGTTGTCCAGAAAATAGCCGAAAAAGCAAAATGTTTGAACAGTAAAATTTTCAGCTGTTCTTGCTAA
- the LOC132610882 gene encoding uncharacterized protein LOC132610882 isoform X2 encodes MVSGTLFHYRKNSWPPEEYITRATLQLFDFDSAAPPSQAWRRKLNSRCSKLKEFSVTFTEAIKMVRLGIRLWSYVREEASYGRRAPIDPFTRERYKPSASQGVPLGGMGSGSISRGFRGEFRHFQILPGTCETSPIMANQFSIFISRDGGNKKYASVLSPGEHEGLGKASDHGISSWGWNLSGQHSTYHALFPRAWTVYDGEPDPELKVSCRQISPFIPHDYRESSLPTSVFVYTLANTGKERAQVSLLFTWANSIGGVSHLSGDHVNEPFIEDGVSGVLLHHKTKENPPVTFAVAACETQNVSVTVLPCFGLTEGSCVTAKDIWGKMAQDGHFDRENFSKGPSIPSSPGETHCAAVSASAWVEPHGKCTVAFAVAWSSPQVKFMKGKSYHRRYTRFYGTSERAAVDLVHHSLTNYMLWEEEIEKWQNPILNDDKLPEWYKFTLFNELYFLVAGGTVWIDSGVPSSDSVSTRTTRPSNEVKVTKVKSNYKNGLQVEQTAYNGYEEGNHLSSSDKFSGSITDSDDVGRFLYLEGVEYIMWCTYDVHFYASFALLALFPKIELSIQREFAKAVLCEDGRKVKFLAEGNWGIRKARGAIPHDLGMHDPWHEMNAYNIHDTSKWKDLNPKFVLQVYRDFAATGDFSFATDVWPSVCAAIEYMDQFDRDNDCLIENDGFPDQTYDTWTVHGISAYCGGLWLAALQAAAAMAMHVGDYAFAEKCKGKLIKAKAVYEEKLWNGSYFNYDSGSSSNSKSIQADQLAGQWYMASSGLPDLFDGVKIKSTLQKIYDFNVMKVRGGRMGAVNGMHPNGKVDETCMQSREIWTGVTYGVAATMLHAGMTEQAFTTAEGIFTAGWSEDGYGYSFQTPEGWTMDGHFRSLIYMRPLSIWGMQWALSMPKTILDAPKVNIMDRIQVAPHTPPETVVQKIAEKAKCLNSKIFSCSC; translated from the exons ATGGTTAGTGGAACTTTGTTTCATTATAGAAAGAACTCATGGCCACCTGAGGAGTATATTACTAGAGCAACTTTGCAATTG TTTGATTTTGATAGTGCTGCACCACCATCTCAAGCTTGGAGAAGGAAACTAAACAGCCGATGTAGCAAGTTAAAAGAATTTAGTGTCACATTCACAGAGGCGATAAAAATG gtTCGGCTTGGTATACGTCTATGGTCATATGTAAGGGAAGAAGCATCCTATGGAAGG AGAGCTCCAATTGATCCATTTACAAGAGAACGCTACAAACCATCAGCATCTCAGGGTGTTCCACTTGGAGGGATGGG GAGTGGCAGCATATCCAGAGGCTTTAGAGGCGAGTTCCGGCACTTTCAGATTCTTCCTGGAACATGTGAGACTTCTCCAATCATGGCCAATCAGTTCTCA ATTTTCATATCCCGGGATGGAGGAAACAAAAAGTACGCATCCGTTTTATCTCCAGGAGAACATGAAGGGCTAGG GAAGGCTAGTGATCATGGTATATCATCATGGGGCTGGAATCTGAGTGGACAGCATTCTACATATCATGCACTCTTTCCTCGGGCTTGGACAGTATATGATG GTGAACCAGACCCAGAACTGAAAGTTTCTTGCCGGCAAATATCACCGTTCATCCCACATGACTACCGCGAGAGCAGTCTTCCTACATCAGTTTTTGTTTACACC TTGGCGAACACTGGGAAGGAAAGGGCACAAGTCAGCCTTCTTTTTACATGGGCG AATTCAATTGGAGGCGTCTCACACCTATCAGGAGATCACGTGAACGAACCATTTAT TGAAGATGGAGTCTCTGGCGTACTCCTACATCACAA GACAAAAGAAAACCCTCCTGTTACTTTCGCTGTAGCTGCATGCGAAACTCAGAATGTCAGCGTTACTGTTTTACCTTGTTTTGGCCTGACTGAGGGTAGCTGTGTAACAGCAAAGGATATCTGGGGTAAAATGGCGCAG GATGGGCACTTTGATCGAGAGAACTTCAGCAAAGGACCAAGCATCCCATCATCACCTGGGGAGACACATTGTGCTGCTGTTTCTGCCTCTGCATGGGTTGAACCACATGGAAAATGTACCGTGGCATTCGCTGTTGCTTGGTCATCTCCTCAAGTCAAATTCATGAAAGGAAAGTCGTACCATAG GCGGTACACAAGGTTTTATGGAACCTCAGAAAGGGCTGCTGTAGATTTGGTTCATCATTCATTGACAA ATTATATGCTGTGGGAAGAAGAAATCGAGAAATGGCAAAATCCTATCCTTAATGATGATAAGCTACCAGAATG GTACAAGTTTACGCTGTTTAATGAGCTGTATTTTCTGGTGGCTGGTGGGACAGTATGGATTG ACTCTGGAGTTCCTTCTTCAGACTCAGTTAGTACCAGAACCACGAGACCTAGCAATGAAGTCAAAGTAACTAAAGTCAAATCGAATTATAAAAATGGTTTACAAGTGGAGCAGACTGCATATAATGGTTATGAGGAAGGCAACCATCTCTCAAGTTCCGATAAGTTTTCAGGGTCAATTACTGACAGTGATGATGTGGGCAGGTTTCTATACTTGGAAGGTGTAGAATATATTATGTGGTGTACATATGATGTGCACTTCTATGCCTCTTTTGCACTTCTTGCTTTATTTCCTAAAATTGAGCTCAGCATTCAGCGGGAATTTGCCAAAGCTGTCTTATGTGAAGATGGAAGAAAAGTGAAGTTTCTAGCAGAGGGTAATTGGGGAATACGGAAAGCGAGGGGAGCTATTCCTCATGATCTTGGAATGCATGATCCTTGGCACGAAATGAATGCCTATAACATACATGATACTAGTAAATGGAAGGATCTCAATCCGAAATTTGTGCTTCAGGTCTATAGGGACTTTGCTGCAACTGGAGATTTTTCCTTTGCTACAGATGTCTGGCCTTCTGTATGTGCTGCAATTGAGTATATGGATCAATTTGATCGTGACAATGATTGTCTAATTGAAAATGATGGTTTCCCTGATCAAACATATGATACATGGACGGTTCACGGAATAAGTGCTTACTGTGGTGGTTTATGGCTTGCTGCTCTTCAAGCTGCAGCTGCGATGGCCATGCATGTCGGCGACTATGCCTTTGCAGAAAAATGCAAAGGCAAGTTGATAAAAGCCAAGGCAGTATATGAGGAAAAATTATGGAATGGCTCATATTTTAACTATGACAGTGGATCTAGTAGTAACAGTAAGTCAATCCAGGCTGATCAGCTAGCTGGACAGTGGTATATGGCATCTTCTGGCTTGCCTGATCTCTTCGATGGTGTAAAGATCAAGAGTACTCTTCAAAAAATTTATGACTTCAATGTCATGAAAGTTCGTGGAGGCAGAATGGGTGCAGTAAATGGAATGCATCCAAATGGAAAGGTGGATGAGACTTGCATGCAATCTCGTGAGATATGGACAGGTGTCACATATGGTGTGGCTGCCACCATGCTTCATGCTGGTATGACAGAGCAGGCATTCACTACAGCTGAAGGCATATTCACTGCGGGCTGGTCAGAGGATGGCTATGG ATACTCATTTCAAACACCCGAAGGTTGGACCATGGATGGACATTTTCGATCTCTGATATATATGAGGCCCCTCTCAATTTGGGGCATGCAGTGGGCGTTATCAATGCCTAAGACAATCCTTGATGCCCCTAAGGTCAATATAATGGACAGAATTCAAGTGGCCCCCCACACTCCTCCGGAGACAGTTGTCCAGAAAATAGCCGAAAAAGCAAAATGTTTGAACAGTAAAATTTTCAGCTGTTCTTGCTAA